From Paenibacillus graminis, a single genomic window includes:
- a CDS encoding head maturation protease, ClpP-related has product MSKKFWEFKNQAADEADLYLYLEIASWGGGYYAHSAKSFKAELDALGDINTLNVYINSPGGDVFEGVAIYNMLKRHKATVNVHVDGLAASIASVIAMAGDTITIPSNAMLMIHNAWVYTAGNAKDLRETADMLDKVDDGPIRQAYLAKAGDKLAEADLIALMEAETWLTAQEAFDYGLCDVVGQAKQIAALAGKELLAKYRNVPAALSALQPHTPENGLTEEKRSEIARNASLELQNLQSYLGGIING; this is encoded by the coding sequence ATGAGTAAGAAGTTTTGGGAATTCAAAAACCAAGCTGCTGATGAGGCCGACCTGTATCTTTACCTTGAAATCGCATCGTGGGGCGGTGGTTACTACGCTCACTCAGCAAAAAGCTTTAAGGCGGAACTTGATGCCCTAGGCGATATCAATACGCTCAATGTATATATCAACTCCCCTGGCGGTGATGTCTTCGAGGGCGTGGCTATCTACAACATGCTGAAGCGTCATAAGGCCACAGTAAACGTGCATGTGGATGGCCTCGCCGCCTCCATTGCATCAGTAATTGCTATGGCCGGGGACACAATTACTATCCCAAGCAACGCAATGCTGATGATCCACAATGCGTGGGTTTATACAGCAGGCAACGCAAAGGACCTTAGAGAGACTGCTGACATGTTGGATAAGGTTGATGATGGGCCGATCCGGCAGGCGTACCTTGCTAAGGCAGGCGACAAACTGGCTGAAGCTGACTTGATTGCCCTCATGGAGGCAGAGACTTGGTTGACTGCGCAAGAGGCATTTGATTATGGCCTTTGTGATGTTGTTGGACAGGCAAAACAAATAGCTGCACTGGCAGGCAAGGAGTTGCTTGCAAAATACCGGAATGTCCCTGCTGCCCTAAGTGCATTACAACCTCATACGCCTGAAAATGGGCTAACAGAGGAAAAAAGATCTGAAATCGCAAGAAATGCAAGTCTTGAATTACAAAATCTGCAATCATACCTGGGAGGAATCATTAATGGCTAA
- a CDS encoding phage portal protein: MNLWQRTKLAWNVVRNKAPVGAENFTNWFRNGLSIFRGKAGGELASNETIFAAVSRLSNSLAVLPIKLYKDYSPVNSELNDLVANAPNRNMTSFGFIRLLETLRNAHGNGYALKMYDRFYNVESLLILDPTRVDPVLELDTEELWYMVRGDKGTYYVHNMDMIHISHIHTVQNGYKGISPIDVLKGTIDFDAAVRKFTLDQLDSSIKASFILKMATHIGTEKKKEILSNFKEFYQENGGVIIQESGVEVKEINRNFIDSKVFEVEKITRSRVATVFNMPVTMVGETDGASYSSMEQMSLEFVTYTLLPIIRQYEQEFNRKLLTAQQRKQGLYFKFTVGALLRGDMQTRGDFYFKMIRSGVFKPNEVRAWEELPPESGGEKLHISGDLYPIDTPVEHRKGVSTKNE; encoded by the coding sequence ATGAATTTATGGCAAAGAACAAAATTGGCCTGGAATGTTGTGCGAAACAAAGCTCCTGTGGGTGCAGAAAATTTCACTAATTGGTTCAGGAATGGCTTATCCATCTTTAGAGGTAAAGCCGGCGGCGAGCTTGCGTCGAACGAAACGATATTTGCGGCTGTCTCCCGCCTCTCGAACTCATTGGCGGTGCTACCTATCAAATTATACAAGGATTATAGCCCTGTTAATTCAGAGCTAAATGATCTGGTAGCCAACGCTCCAAACCGGAATATGACCTCTTTCGGCTTCATTCGGCTGTTAGAAACATTGAGGAACGCTCACGGCAATGGATATGCATTGAAGATGTATGACCGATTCTACAATGTTGAGTCGCTTTTAATCCTTGACCCAACCCGCGTTGATCCTGTTCTTGAGCTGGATACTGAAGAGCTCTGGTATATGGTCAGAGGGGATAAAGGTACCTACTATGTCCACAACATGGACATGATCCATATCAGCCATATTCACACCGTCCAAAATGGCTATAAGGGTATCAGTCCGATAGATGTTTTGAAGGGAACGATTGATTTCGATGCTGCCGTTCGGAAGTTCACTTTGGATCAATTGGATTCTTCGATTAAAGCATCTTTCATCCTTAAGATGGCCACACATATCGGAACCGAAAAGAAAAAAGAAATCCTTAGTAACTTCAAGGAATTCTACCAAGAAAACGGCGGAGTGATTATCCAGGAGTCCGGGGTAGAAGTTAAGGAAATCAACCGTAATTTCATCGACTCCAAAGTGTTCGAGGTTGAGAAGATAACCCGTTCCCGGGTCGCAACTGTATTCAATATGCCGGTAACTATGGTGGGTGAAACGGACGGTGCGAGTTACAGCAGTATGGAGCAGATGAGCCTTGAGTTTGTGACATACACGTTGTTGCCGATTATCCGACAGTATGAACAGGAATTTAACCGGAAGCTGCTTACAGCACAGCAGCGCAAACAGGGACTGTACTTTAAGTTCACTGTTGGCGCTCTTTTGCGTGGGGATATGCAAACCCGGGGTGATTTCTACTTCAAAATGATCCGGTCCGGTGTGTTTAAACCCAATGAGGTTCGAGCCTGGGAAGAGTTGCCGCCCGAATCTGGCGGGGAAAAGCTGCACATCAGCGGTGATCTGTACCCAATCGATACACCAGTTGAGCACCGGAAGGGGGTGAGTACAAAGAATGAGTAA
- a CDS encoding terminase large subunit has product MTTLQSINPSKLKTTQYAEAVVAHLIVTSKKVYQACQRHLNDLKRQGTKGFPFVFDEDKGYRPVGYIEKFCKPSMGDFDRLELQPWQHFIVGSLYGWVHKDTGLRRFREGLIFMGRKNGKTALVSGLSLYGASKDGENGARVYQLANSKEQARDMFDECKAMIKASPLLRKHFDETLHEIRFRRTMSKILPLATDSKKLDGKNCSMGAFDEIHEYKTYKLINVIKNSTGARSQPMILYITTAGYQLDGPLMDYYDKAADVLDGVIPADHAFYFMAELDPGDDIENPNNWVKANPNLGVTIKMEDMLKEWEDRKHIPAERNDFITKRLNIFVKSDEESFLSFEVLKRNKKELDAKQFEGKGCIGAFDLSDSEDFTSGCLEFPIPESGEVFTISHSWIPSAKVEQDNEKIPYKEYEEMGLLTIVPGEYVKKEYIFDWFVEQSEKYGIEKIMYDPAKAFGLIESLKAYGFECEVVRQGHLTLGPAMDDLKELFLDGKVIYNNNRLFRWYINNVKLVEDRNRNKIPTKQGRYRKIDGFAAFLNAHVEVMKRLAVAQPSGEVSFVSISELLRG; this is encoded by the coding sequence GTGACGACTTTACAAAGTATTAATCCATCAAAGCTAAAAACCACTCAATATGCAGAAGCTGTTGTTGCGCATCTTATCGTCACATCAAAAAAGGTTTATCAAGCCTGCCAGCGTCACCTGAATGACCTCAAGCGGCAGGGCACGAAAGGATTCCCCTTTGTATTCGACGAGGATAAAGGTTACCGGCCAGTCGGATACATTGAAAAATTCTGCAAGCCGTCGATGGGTGACTTTGATCGGCTAGAACTGCAGCCATGGCAGCATTTTATAGTTGGTTCGTTATATGGTTGGGTTCATAAGGATACCGGGCTTCGTCGCTTTCGCGAGGGGCTTATTTTTATGGGCAGAAAGAACGGTAAGACGGCTTTGGTGTCCGGCCTGTCACTCTACGGAGCCTCAAAAGACGGGGAGAACGGGGCGAGAGTCTATCAACTTGCTAACTCCAAAGAGCAAGCCCGAGACATGTTCGATGAATGTAAAGCAATGATCAAGGCATCCCCGTTGCTTCGGAAGCACTTTGATGAAACCCTTCATGAAATTCGTTTTCGCCGGACGATGTCCAAGATTCTTCCCTTGGCAACGGACAGCAAAAAGCTGGATGGTAAGAATTGCAGCATGGGGGCTTTCGATGAGATCCATGAGTACAAGACATACAAGCTGATCAACGTCATAAAGAACTCTACTGGTGCTCGTTCGCAGCCAATGATTCTATACATCACAACAGCTGGCTATCAGTTGGATGGTCCATTGATGGACTATTATGACAAAGCTGCTGATGTTCTGGATGGAGTCATTCCGGCTGATCATGCCTTTTATTTCATGGCCGAGTTAGACCCTGGAGATGACATCGAGAACCCAAACAACTGGGTGAAAGCAAATCCGAACCTTGGCGTGACAATCAAAATGGAAGATATGCTTAAGGAATGGGAAGACCGGAAGCATATCCCGGCTGAACGAAATGATTTCATCACTAAACGATTGAACATTTTTGTGAAATCTGACGAGGAATCATTCCTTTCATTCGAGGTACTGAAACGCAACAAGAAGGAACTGGACGCCAAGCAGTTTGAAGGCAAGGGCTGTATTGGAGCTTTCGACCTTTCGGACAGTGAGGACTTTACTAGCGGCTGCTTGGAATTTCCCATACCAGAGAGTGGCGAGGTGTTTACCATCAGCCATTCATGGATTCCATCTGCTAAGGTCGAGCAGGACAACGAAAAAATCCCATACAAAGAGTACGAAGAAATGGGCCTTTTAACGATAGTACCGGGCGAATATGTTAAAAAAGAGTACATTTTCGACTGGTTTGTGGAACAATCCGAGAAATACGGGATTGAGAAAATCATGTACGACCCTGCCAAAGCTTTCGGTCTTATTGAATCTTTGAAGGCTTATGGATTCGAATGTGAAGTAGTACGACAGGGTCACCTCACACTGGGGCCAGCAATGGACGATCTGAAGGAACTCTTCCTTGATGGCAAGGTCATATACAACAACAATCGGTTATTCCGGTGGTATATCAACAACGTGAAGCTGGTTGAAGACCGGAACCGAAACAAAATACCAACAAAACAAGGTCGCTACCGTAAAATTGACGGGTTTGCGGCCTTTTTGAATGCTCATGTAGAGGTAATGAAGCGGCTTGCTGTAGCTCAACCTTCAGGGGAAGTATCGTTCGTATCAATCAGTGAGCTGCTAAGGGGGTGA
- a CDS encoding P27 family phage terminase small subunit: MEHKPKPEITLQAARRLFDIIIRELEIDDNLSDRTIMLADNMALLEQLKQQHIKDIKSRGAVELFKNGTQEMYRQNKSVDAVLKIIESQRKLQAELKLTPASDRKVSGVVNPEGEGGDSGDDFTKY; encoded by the coding sequence ATGGAGCACAAGCCAAAACCGGAGATAACACTGCAAGCTGCAAGGCGATTATTTGACATCATAATTCGAGAACTTGAGATAGATGATAACCTGTCTGATCGGACAATCATGCTGGCGGACAATATGGCCCTGCTGGAACAACTGAAGCAGCAGCATATTAAGGACATCAAGTCGCGCGGAGCGGTTGAGCTGTTTAAAAACGGGACGCAAGAGATGTATCGGCAAAACAAATCAGTGGATGCAGTGCTGAAGATTATTGAGTCCCAGAGAAAATTGCAGGCCGAGTTGAAGCTTACCCCTGCCTCAGACAGGAAGGTCTCCGGAGTAGTTAATCCGGAAGGTGAGGGTGGCGATAGTGGTGACGACTTTACAAAGTATTAA
- a CDS encoding HNH endonuclease codes for MMRHRLTLADMVHHIKPISEYPDLALVLENLLCLCNSCHNKVHGVGEGEREPTPTSRKARFIVSKANGEVI; via the coding sequence ATGATGCGCCATCGCCTGACACTGGCAGACATGGTGCATCATATCAAGCCTATCAGCGAGTACCCTGACCTTGCTTTAGTATTAGAGAATCTATTATGTCTCTGTAACAGCTGCCACAATAAAGTGCATGGTGTGGGTGAAGGGGAGAGAGAGCCAACACCAACGAGCCGCAAGGCGAGATTCATAGTGTCCAAGGCTAATGGTGAGGTGATCTGA
- a CDS encoding sporulation protein Cse60 — MMNKVKIYHNIYAEPLESEINEFINGDEVETVLDIKFSTAAIAMPDDRGIVDPLPLYSALVYYQQKANKPIDGSHPAFGRG; from the coding sequence ATGATGAATAAGGTGAAGATTTACCATAACATTTATGCAGAGCCACTAGAAAGCGAAATTAATGAGTTTATTAATGGCGACGAGGTAGAAACTGTATTGGACATTAAGTTCAGTACAGCTGCTATAGCAATGCCGGATGATCGCGGAATTGTTGATCCGTTGCCTCTGTACAGTGCGTTAGTTTACTACCAACAGAAAGCCAATAAACCTATTGACGGCAGTCATCCTGCATTCGGTAGAGGTTAA
- a CDS encoding recombinase family protein — MSREEFIIKYVALYLRKSRGEEDSDLEKHRYILREMCLKHGWKYVEYVEIASSETIEYRPKFKSLLSDVGEGIYDAVLVVDYQRLGRGELEDQGKIKRIFRDSETYIVTPDKIYNLVDDTDDLLVDVRGLLARQEYKTITKNLQRGKKIGARLGNWVNGPAPFPYKYVAAIKGLEVVAEKNVLYQEMKERIFKGDSLESMSWDFNKRGIPGPKGGLWHANSIRRIITNEAHLGKIITNKTKGSGHKKKKSQPLVINPKDEWVIVENCHVAVKTEEEHMRLLSILDKNQIIPDRVKAGTYALSGLVFCGKCKKMMRYNVRTDTYPTNSIKACNKYDHFGNYCSNRGIKISVLTDFINGEIAEYEQRILDTENYINNNLIEQLERTINEKELQLKKLNRALTKIKEMYEMDEYTREEYEERKEKRQQEIAALESELSVHRYEINYDSRKKNKERIKLINSFKDIWSSESTTENDKNMIAKKIISRIEYVFEKGSDELNISIQFN; from the coding sequence ATGTCCAGAGAGGAATTCATAATCAAATACGTAGCGCTCTACCTCCGAAAGAGTCGGGGTGAAGAGGATTCCGATTTAGAAAAACACCGCTACATTTTAAGAGAGATGTGTCTTAAGCATGGATGGAAATACGTAGAGTATGTTGAAATAGCCAGTTCTGAAACCATTGAGTACCGTCCCAAGTTCAAAAGCCTGCTTTCAGACGTTGGGGAAGGAATATATGATGCTGTGTTGGTTGTCGATTACCAAAGGCTGGGCCGGGGTGAACTCGAAGACCAAGGCAAGATAAAAAGGATATTCCGGGACAGCGAAACATACATAGTTACACCTGACAAAATATACAACCTCGTAGACGATACGGACGACTTGCTGGTCGATGTTCGGGGCCTACTTGCCCGTCAAGAGTACAAGACTATTACGAAAAACTTGCAGCGCGGTAAGAAGATCGGTGCCCGTCTTGGTAACTGGGTGAATGGCCCTGCACCGTTTCCTTACAAATACGTGGCTGCTATCAAGGGACTTGAAGTGGTCGCTGAGAAAAATGTTCTTTATCAGGAGATGAAAGAACGGATATTTAAAGGGGATTCCTTAGAGAGTATGAGCTGGGATTTTAATAAAAGAGGCATTCCAGGTCCAAAAGGTGGATTGTGGCATGCGAATTCAATACGTAGAATTATTACGAATGAAGCTCATTTAGGGAAAATAATTACGAATAAAACAAAAGGGTCAGGACATAAAAAAAAGAAGTCTCAACCCTTAGTAATCAATCCAAAAGATGAGTGGGTAATTGTTGAAAATTGTCATGTGGCTGTAAAAACCGAAGAAGAGCACATGAGATTGTTATCCATTTTAGATAAAAATCAAATAATTCCTGACCGTGTTAAAGCTGGTACATACGCCTTGTCGGGTTTGGTTTTTTGTGGAAAATGTAAAAAGATGATGCGTTATAACGTCCGGACCGATACTTATCCTACGAACTCCATAAAGGCTTGTAATAAATACGATCATTTTGGTAACTATTGTTCAAATCGTGGGATAAAAATCAGTGTTCTCACTGACTTCATAAATGGAGAAATAGCGGAATATGAACAAAGGATCCTTGATACCGAAAATTATATTAATAACAACTTGATTGAACAATTAGAAAGAACTATAAATGAAAAAGAACTTCAGTTGAAAAAACTGAATAGGGCTCTAACCAAAATAAAGGAAATGTATGAAATGGACGAATATACGCGGGAGGAATATGAGGAGCGTAAAGAAAAAAGGCAGCAAGAGATAGCCGCGCTTGAATCCGAATTGTCTGTCCACCGTTACGAAATAAACTACGATAGCCGCAAGAAAAATAAAGAACGGATCAAATTAATAAATTCATTTAAAGACATTTGGTCATCTGAATCCACGACTGAAAATGATAAAAATATGATTGCGAAAAAGATTATTTCCAGAATAGAATATGTATTTGAGAAAGGATCGGATGAACTTAATATTTCGATACAATTCAACTAA
- a CDS encoding restriction endonuclease, translated as MEINQHLYSDNYQNFDEWFQLIINHENVYPQLRIPYDEWLQEYIDNIEEISIPKVKMLLRHLLFPINRLLDVSEYNIVKELFQQNLLNDVSLKMRDAMNSSEKYKRIENGNDAWDGLTWVLELLPYSPYQAVTALEGYAYSQMGLPDDRIIGIDQCVKIIYAKFIYVNKPRQNLLQLKPSEFERLIERLYSSMGYKTQLTSATRDGGKDVIASINRPDGEERVYIECKLYNTSELTNTHVKSFAYTVNNDKINRGVIFCTGYASGSLGKIDERITILNYENIIILLNSHLGSDWDERLRNILLF; from the coding sequence GTGGAAATTAACCAACATTTATATTCAGATAATTATCAAAATTTTGATGAATGGTTTCAACTTATCATTAACCACGAAAATGTGTATCCACAACTGAGAATCCCATATGATGAATGGTTGCAAGAATATATTGATAATATTGAAGAGATAAGTATTCCAAAAGTAAAGATGTTGTTACGACATTTGTTATTTCCTATTAATAGATTATTAGATGTTAGTGAATATAATATCGTTAAGGAACTATTTCAACAAAACCTTCTAAATGATGTGTCATTAAAGATGAGAGATGCTATGAATTCCAGTGAAAAATATAAAAGAATAGAGAACGGTAATGATGCTTGGGACGGATTAACGTGGGTTTTGGAATTATTACCTTATTCACCATATCAGGCTGTTACTGCACTAGAAGGATATGCATATTCACAGATGGGGCTTCCAGATGACAGAATTATAGGAATTGATCAATGTGTTAAAATTATCTACGCAAAATTTATATATGTTAATAAACCAAGACAGAATTTATTACAGTTAAAGCCCTCGGAATTTGAAAGATTAATTGAGAGATTATACTCGTCAATGGGATATAAAACTCAGTTGACTTCTGCAACACGTGATGGGGGAAAAGATGTTATTGCTTCTATTAATCGACCTGACGGTGAAGAAAGAGTTTATATTGAATGTAAATTATATAATACTTCAGAACTAACCAATACTCATGTTAAGTCTTTTGCATACACAGTTAATAACGACAAAATTAATAGAGGTGTAATTTTTTGTACCGGATATGCTAGTGGTTCATTAGGCAAAATTGATGAAAGAATAACTATTTTAAATTACGAAAATATAATTATTTTGTTGAACTCTCATTTGGGGAGTGACTGGGATGAGAGATTAAGAAATATTTTATTATTCTAA
- a CDS encoding helix-turn-helix domain-containing protein — translation MKLCTPRLFHWWSSGIKREYGVTMSVRGIGAMLKRMNFSFTKATYTLANTDVEAEKIDHLLFENESMNCSYQFRYCCKHYCRYYFAIDCLTLRGKPLFFLL, via the coding sequence TTGAAGCTCTGTACACCTAGACTCTTCCACTGGTGGAGCAGTGGAATAAAACGGGAATACGGCGTTACCATGAGTGTACGCGGCATCGGTGCGATGCTAAAACGGATGAACTTCAGCTTTACCAAAGCCACCTATACACTCGCCAATACCGACGTGGAGGCTGAAAAGATCGATCATCTGCTTTTTGAAAACGAGTCCATGAATTGCTCCTATCAATTCCGGTATTGTTGTAAGCATTATTGCAGGTATTATTTTGCAATTGATTGTTTAACTTTGAGGGGGAAACCCCTCTTTTTTCTTCTGTGA
- a CDS encoding IS630 family transposase: MEDLYYNPPADGRVICMDEFGPLSLQPYRGKGWFQKRRPIRLRATYNRPHGVKHLLAALDLKTDQLYGHATKTKKHQDILRFFHVLRRRFHWSERLYIILDNFSPHVHHKVKEWAAVNNVELVYTPTYASWLNRIECHFGPLRKFVLEGSDFAKHQDLGLAIQAYLRWRNKNKRKAIILREQNKIKVV, from the coding sequence ATCGAAGACCTCTACTACAACCCTCCAGCGGACGGGCGTGTAATTTGTATGGATGAGTTTGGCCCACTCTCACTTCAACCTTACCGCGGGAAAGGCTGGTTTCAAAAACGCAGACCGATTCGACTTCGCGCGACCTATAACCGGCCCCATGGCGTGAAACATTTGCTGGCTGCTCTGGATTTGAAAACAGATCAGTTGTATGGCCATGCTACAAAAACGAAGAAGCATCAGGATATTCTTCGTTTCTTCCATGTGCTCCGGCGCCGGTTTCACTGGTCGGAACGCTTGTACATCATTCTGGACAATTTTTCTCCACATGTGCACCACAAAGTGAAAGAATGGGCCGCAGTGAATAATGTAGAGTTAGTCTACACGCCAACCTACGCATCGTGGCTTAACCGAATCGAATGTCATTTTGGACCCCTACGAAAATTTGTCCTCGAAGGTAGTGATTTTGCTAAACACCAAGATTTAGGGTTGGCGATTCAAGCGTATCTTCGCTGGCGAAACAAGAACAAACGTAAGGCCATTATTCTACGTGAGCAAAATAAGATCAAGGTTGTCTGA
- a CDS encoding helix-turn-helix domain-containing protein, translated as MKPKYGGGRPHTFTPEERSEIIELAQIPPKVAGYPFTNWSLSKLKQAVEERKIVSSISIETLRVILGEAKITYQNTKNVEGIKRSGI; from the coding sequence TTGAAACCGAAATACGGCGGAGGACGCCCGCACACTTTCACTCCAGAAGAGCGTAGTGAGATCATTGAACTTGCCCAAATTCCTCCTAAAGTGGCGGGTTATCCGTTTACGAATTGGTCGCTCTCGAAATTGAAACAAGCCGTGGAGGAACGGAAGATTGTGTCGTCCATTTCCATCGAAACCTTACGGGTAATCCTGGGGGAAGCCAAAATCACGTATCAAAACACAAAAAACGTGGAAGGAATCAAACGATCCGGAATTTGA
- a CDS encoding DUF2500 domain-containing protein, which produces MGGFREPGGFFDFFSEIPVFIRLFIGFIFLVVISVFAYVIIKGLRIWLSNNASELEIRMGTAVVKRTEVWGGSGESRANTDYFVTFEFEDFNRKELQVSGQTYGMIAEGDRGELRFQGTRFKAFNRSIAGRGMN; this is translated from the coding sequence GTGGGCGGTTTCAGGGAACCGGGCGGATTTTTTGACTTTTTCAGTGAAATACCGGTGTTTATCAGGTTGTTCATCGGCTTTATTTTTCTGGTCGTGATCAGTGTTTTTGCCTATGTCATTATCAAAGGTCTGCGCATCTGGCTGTCCAATAACGCTTCTGAGCTGGAAATCCGCATGGGCACGGCCGTTGTCAAACGAACGGAGGTATGGGGAGGATCGGGGGAGTCCCGGGCTAACACTGATTATTTTGTGACCTTTGAATTTGAAGATTTCAACCGCAAGGAATTGCAGGTCAGCGGACAGACATACGGCATGATTGCGGAAGGAGACCGCGGAGAGCTTCGCTTTCAAGGGACGAGATTCAAAGCTTTTAACCGGTCGATAGCTGGACGGGGAATGAACTGA
- a CDS encoding GNAT family N-acetyltransferase has product MRMQNIEFKSLSLDDLQPGLLDSFNRFQRVTRAWRTVEGERKLVDAPFIDNWDAATKNEIIAEDFHRCIHHGGKVICAVHNGQIAAFAALLRELFGSAQQYADLMQLHVSTDFRHAGLGRRLFMMAAQQAEAWGAQKLYISAHSAEETQAFYRAMGCVDAVEINAHHVALEPYDIQMEYVIGRNKEFRMKLG; this is encoded by the coding sequence ATGAGAATGCAAAATATAGAATTTAAAAGCTTGAGCCTGGATGATTTGCAGCCGGGCCTGCTGGATTCCTTCAACAGATTTCAACGGGTGACCCGTGCCTGGCGCACAGTTGAGGGGGAACGGAAGCTGGTCGATGCACCGTTCATTGACAACTGGGACGCCGCAACCAAAAACGAAATCATTGCCGAGGATTTTCATAGATGTATTCATCATGGGGGGAAGGTCATATGTGCTGTACATAACGGGCAAATCGCCGCGTTTGCCGCATTGCTGCGCGAGCTGTTCGGCAGTGCGCAGCAGTATGCGGACTTAATGCAGCTGCATGTCTCCACGGATTTCCGCCATGCCGGGCTTGGAAGACGCTTGTTTATGATGGCGGCACAGCAGGCTGAAGCGTGGGGTGCGCAGAAGCTGTATATCTCTGCGCATTCCGCGGAAGAAACACAGGCCTTTTACCGGGCGATGGGCTGTGTTGATGCGGTGGAGATTAACGCGCATCATGTGGCGCTGGAGCCGTATGATATACAGATGGAGTATGTGATTGGCCGGAATAAGGAATTCAGAATGAAGTTGGGTTAA
- a CDS encoding nucleotidyltransferase domain-containing protein — protein MDEHTKHKLLEKNKRLINMVIERVKRDFPEDIAIIGLSGSFVTGDFHEKSDLDLIIINNTDRGWEISSCFILDDVGYDIYCTPWNPRIEQQANLKSPTISSLINMKVLYCAKPEDLERLKGYQQKALDELAKPIGEASLARAQVYISMAKQYYAEALLAEEIGAVRYASGNLALELFNAINCLNNTFFQQGTKRYLEELRPLKYLPHNFERTYLDLVNARSADELRSEAFRLLKNTTVLYDEMQAELVEPPVATYDNLKGTYEEMWSNQRNKVIASTQAKDKSYAFLTALSAQDFLDEMLASRGTAKFDVMKHFSPDALETFQERFMEMMDEYLDEYKKAGREVARYESIEELTKRFMGGSV, from the coding sequence ATGGATGAACATACGAAACACAAATTGCTAGAAAAAAACAAACGCCTCATCAACATGGTCATTGAGCGCGTAAAACGTGATTTTCCGGAAGACATCGCTATTATAGGGCTCTCGGGCTCGTTTGTAACGGGTGATTTTCATGAAAAAAGCGACCTGGATCTGATCATCATTAACAATACGGACAGAGGTTGGGAGATATCGTCTTGCTTTATATTGGATGACGTTGGTTATGATATCTACTGCACTCCGTGGAATCCGCGCATTGAACAGCAAGCGAATCTGAAAAGTCCCACTATTTCTTCGCTTATCAATATGAAGGTGCTTTACTGTGCCAAACCGGAAGATTTGGAGAGATTGAAGGGTTATCAGCAAAAGGCGCTTGATGAACTGGCTAAGCCTATTGGCGAAGCATCCCTTGCCAGGGCACAGGTGTATATCAGTATGGCAAAGCAATACTATGCAGAAGCTTTGTTGGCAGAGGAGATCGGCGCTGTACGTTATGCGTCAGGCAATCTGGCTCTTGAACTCTTCAACGCGATTAACTGTCTCAATAATACTTTCTTTCAGCAAGGGACCAAGCGATACCTGGAGGAGCTGCGCCCATTAAAATATCTGCCCCATAATTTCGAGCGAACTTATCTGGACCTGGTGAATGCCCGGTCGGCGGATGAACTCAGAAGTGAGGCCTTCCGTTTATTGAAAAATACAACTGTGCTTTACGATGAAATGCAAGCCGAACTGGTTGAACCTCCGGTTGCAACCTATGATAATCTTAAAGGTACATATGAAGAAATGTGGTCCAATCAGAGAAATAAGGTCATTGCCAGCACACAGGCCAAGGATAAGTCATATGCCTTTCTTACCGCGCTAAGCGCTCAGGATTTCCTGGATGAGATGCTGGCAAGCCGGGGAACCGCGAAGTTCGATGTCATGAAGCATTTCTCGCCGGATGCGCTGGAAACTTTTCAGGAACGTTTTATGGAAATGATGGATGAATACCTTGATGAATATAAAAAAGCCGGCAGGGAAGTAGCCCGTTATGAATCTATTGAAGAGTTAACCAAACGTTTTATGGGCGGCAGCGTATAA